The Natronoarchaeum mannanilyticum nucleotide sequence GTGACGGGCGTGAACAACGACGAGAACGGCTGGCTGGAGTCGCTGGAGTTCGAGGACGGTGCGGTCCGCGAGTACCGCGGCGGCTTCCCGATGTACGGCTCGGACTACCACGCCGAGCTGGCCGACGCGCTCGGTCTGGAGCGCGAGGACGACGGCACCGTCGCGGTCGACGACCACGGGCGCACGTCGGTCGACGGCGTCTACGCGGTCGGCGACCTGACGCCGGGCCACAACCAGATCCCGGTCGCGATGGGCGAGGGCGCGAAGGCCGGCATCGCGCTCCACATGGACCTGCGCGAGTTCCCGCGCGACGCCGACGAGATCGACGAGCGGGGGTCGGTCGGCGACAAGGAGGTCCCAGCCGTCTCTCCGGAGCTGCTCTCGACGGCGATCGCACACGACGGCCACGCCGGCGGCCCGCGGCGCGAAGCCGAAGTCGAAGCCCCCGGAGACGACTGACCCCGTTGCTGCGGAGAGGACGGTCGACGAAAGCCGAAAGCATCTCGATACCTGATTTACACCAATGACGGACACGCAACTCGATTCCGTTCCGGACTACGACGACGATCGCCCGGTCGAGCTCTCTAGCGGCGAGGAACTCGACGCGCTGGTCGCGGCGAACGACCTCGTCCTCGCGGACTTCTACACGAAAGGCTGCACGCTCTGCCAGTCGATCGAGCCGGTCGTCGGCAACGTCGCCCGCGCGACCGACGCCGTCGTCGCCACGCTGAACCCCCGCGAGGACCTCGCGCTGGTCGAGGAGTACGACGTCCGCAGCGTCCCGACCCTGCTGCTGTTCTCGGGCGGCGAGCTCGTCGAGCGCGTGGCCGACGGGTTCGTCGGGGCCGAGCGCCTCGTCGAACTGGTCGAGCAGTACGAATAGTCGTCCCCGCCGGTTCAGGCGTCGAGCCCGACGATCAGGCGCGTTCGATCTCGACGCGCCAGAGGTCGTCGTCGACCTGCGTCGTCTCGTGGGCGTACCCCTTGCGTTCGAGCACCTCGTACAGCGGGACTGGCTCGAAGCTGTTGACCAGCGTCAGCGTCTCGCCGTCGGGGAGGTCCTCCAGGGCCGACATGATGTCGCCGAACGGTTCGCCGTCGATCTCCCTGACGTCGAGTTCCCGGCCACCGTCGCCGCTCGTATCGAGGCTCATACTCGATCGGACGGCTGGCGAGGGAAAAGGGGTTGTCCCGATTACGTTCGCCCCGCTCGGCGGGCGAGGAAGGCATCTCCGCCGCCAGCCGTCGAGCCAGCCCCTAACGGTTTGGTCGGCGGCGTCGAAGCCACGGACATGAGCACGACTGCCGTGATCGCCGGCGTCGGCCCCGGACTCGGGGCGTCGGTCGCCCGCAAGTTCGCGCGAGAGGGCTGCGACGTCGCGCTGCTCGCCCGCACCGAATCGCACCTGCAGGACCTCGCGAGGGACCTGGACGAGACCGAGGGCGCCGGGCTGGCCGTCCCGACCGACGTGACCGACCGCGAGGAGGTCGCAGACGCGTTCGATCGGATTCGCGACGCGTTCGGCCCGGTCGACGCGCTCGTCGTCAACGCCAGCGGCGGCGCCTGGAAGGGGCTCCGCGAGATCGACGTCGACGAGTTCGATCGGGCGATGGCGGTCGGCCCGCGCGGCGGCCTGCTCTGCTCGCAGGCGGCCGTCGACGATATGCTCGACGGCGACGGCGGAACGATCATCTTCACCGGCGCGACCTCCGCCGTCCGCGGGCGCGAGGGCGCCGTCGGCTTCTCGGCCGCGAAGTTCGCCGTCCGCGGGCTGGCCGAGT carries:
- a CDS encoding SDR family NAD(P)-dependent oxidoreductase, with the translated sequence MSTTAVIAGVGPGLGASVARKFAREGCDVALLARTESHLQDLARDLDETEGAGLAVPTDVTDREEVADAFDRIRDAFGPVDALVVNASGGAWKGLREIDVDEFDRAMAVGPRGGLLCSQAAVDDMLDGDGGTIIFTGATSAVRGREGAVGFSAAKFAVRGLAESMARELGPQGIHVAHVVIDGGIEPPESEVDDPEQYLDPDAIAESYWHLVEQDRSAWTLELDLRPHVEEF
- a CDS encoding thioredoxin family protein, encoding MTDTQLDSVPDYDDDRPVELSSGEELDALVAANDLVLADFYTKGCTLCQSIEPVVGNVARATDAVVATLNPREDLALVEEYDVRSVPTLLLFSGGELVERVADGFVGAERLVELVEQYE
- a CDS encoding DUF2249 domain-containing protein, producing the protein MSLDTSGDGGRELDVREIDGEPFGDIMSALEDLPDGETLTLVNSFEPVPLYEVLERKGYAHETTQVDDDLWRVEIERA